A window of the Verrucomicrobiia bacterium genome harbors these coding sequences:
- a CDS encoding 2,3-bisphosphoglycerate-independent phosphoglycerate mutase has product MNLDALYSELTIKTKTKLALIVLDGLGDIATMPQGELTPLEAAKTPNLDKLVAAGVAQGRMTPVAPGITPGSGPGHLALFGYDPLEYQVGRGVIEALGLGVELKAGDVCARANFCTLDAKGIVTDRRAGRIPTETCEELCALLAKKVKKIGDTEVIIKAGKEHRFVVIFRGKGLEGPLTDADPNREGLPIPTAKPRDAKSAKQKKAAKLIAEFYKAALPVLAKKSPANGFLMRGIAHQPAIPLFEERYKLKPVCIAVYPMYKGLAQLVGMTKLEGAQTITEQFETYKKEYDNYDFFFIHYKYTDKAGEDGKFDAKKKAIEDFDAALPILMEKKPDVIVITGDHSTPCSMKSHSWHPQPVLLHSECSGSDKLERFSETGANMGSLGVFEAKYLMRYMQANAKMFDKFGA; this is encoded by the coding sequence ATGAACCTCGACGCACTTTATTCGGAACTGACCATCAAAACAAAAACCAAGCTCGCCCTCATCGTGTTGGACGGCTTGGGTGACATCGCCACCATGCCCCAAGGGGAGCTCACCCCTCTCGAAGCCGCCAAAACGCCGAACCTCGACAAGCTCGTCGCGGCTGGCGTGGCTCAAGGCCGCATGACCCCCGTGGCTCCCGGCATCACGCCTGGCTCCGGCCCGGGTCACCTCGCGCTGTTCGGCTATGATCCGCTGGAATACCAAGTCGGTCGTGGCGTCATCGAAGCTCTCGGCCTCGGTGTGGAATTGAAGGCCGGTGATGTTTGCGCCCGCGCGAACTTCTGCACGCTGGATGCCAAGGGCATCGTGACGGATCGCCGCGCTGGTCGTATCCCGACTGAGACATGCGAAGAACTCTGCGCGCTCCTCGCCAAGAAGGTGAAAAAGATCGGTGACACGGAAGTCATCATCAAAGCGGGCAAGGAACATCGCTTCGTCGTCATCTTCCGCGGCAAAGGTCTCGAAGGACCGCTCACGGATGCCGATCCGAACCGCGAAGGTCTGCCCATCCCGACGGCCAAGCCGCGCGATGCCAAGTCTGCCAAGCAGAAGAAGGCCGCGAAGCTCATCGCTGAATTTTACAAGGCCGCGCTGCCCGTGCTCGCGAAGAAGAGCCCGGCCAACGGCTTCCTGATGCGCGGCATCGCCCATCAACCGGCCATCCCCCTCTTCGAAGAGCGTTACAAGCTCAAGCCCGTCTGCATCGCCGTGTATCCGATGTACAAGGGCCTCGCCCAGCTCGTCGGCATGACGAAGCTCGAAGGCGCCCAGACCATCACCGAGCAGTTCGAGACGTATAAGAAAGAATACGACAACTACGACTTCTTCTTCATCCACTACAAATACACGGACAAGGCCGGTGAAGACGGCAAGTTCGATGCGAAGAAGAAGGCCATCGAAGATTTCGATGCCGCGCTGCCGATCCTCATGGAGAAGAAGCCGGATGTCATCGTCATCACGGGCGATCACTCCACGCCGTGCTCCATGAAGTCCCACTCCTGGCATCCGCAGCCGGTGCTGCTCCACTCCGAGTGCAGCGGCTCCGACAAGCTGGAACGCTTCAGCGAGACGGGCGCGAACATGGGCTCCCTCGGCGTGTTCGAGGCGAAATACCTCATGCGCTACATGCAGGCGAACGCCAAGATGTTCGATAAGTTCGGCGCGTAA
- a CDS encoding histidine kinase dimerization/phosphoacceptor domain -containing protein — translation MDSQLHILLVEDDQNDVMLIDMHLRRSGMNFLLHHVRRREDFIRALQTLRYDVILCDFTLPGLTGLDALETAQQLAQGTPCLIVTGSINEETAVECMKAGASDYVLKNHIGRLPQAILTTLQRHKAELEREKAVEAVRESEKRFRMLADSAPTLIWMAGSVGEFIYFNQPWLDFTGKTLESQLGDGWLSCVHPDDAQKAMMQYLNAFHDAKPFDLEYRLKRKDGVYRWFLNRGQPRLVGDNKLVGYIGSCIDITERKEAEQRLSDSLHEKEVLLQEVHHRVKNNMQVISSLFSLAASQQSNPVVSAMLRENQNRVQSMALVHEKFYRKTDLAKVDFQDYLHDLVTHLFRSFGAVGRVHYVLQTEPVQLTVDSAIPCGLIANELLSNALKHAFPQGRQGTVTVQLGTNGDGVAQMCISDDGLGLPSEFDTKRGNTLGLQLVRTLTDQLGGQIEVLRQPNTSFRINFPSPAANNRSSIV, via the coding sequence TTGGATAGCCAGCTACATATTCTGTTAGTAGAGGATGACCAGAACGACGTAATGCTTATCGATATGCATTTGCGTCGCAGCGGAATGAATTTCCTGCTGCATCATGTGCGTCGGCGGGAGGATTTTATCCGTGCCCTGCAAACTCTGCGTTATGACGTCATCCTTTGTGACTTTACTTTGCCGGGATTGACGGGGCTGGATGCTCTCGAAACAGCGCAGCAACTCGCGCAAGGCACGCCCTGCTTGATCGTCACCGGTTCCATCAATGAAGAGACGGCTGTGGAGTGCATGAAGGCGGGGGCATCTGATTATGTGTTGAAGAATCACATCGGGCGGCTGCCGCAAGCGATTCTGACCACGTTGCAGCGGCACAAGGCAGAATTGGAACGCGAAAAAGCGGTAGAAGCAGTGCGGGAGAGCGAGAAGCGTTTCCGGATGCTGGCTGATTCTGCGCCGACGCTTATCTGGATGGCGGGCAGCGTGGGCGAGTTCATCTATTTCAATCAGCCGTGGCTGGATTTCACGGGCAAGACTTTGGAGAGCCAGTTGGGCGATGGCTGGCTTTCCTGCGTTCATCCGGATGATGCGCAGAAGGCGATGATGCAGTATCTGAATGCCTTCCATGACGCGAAGCCGTTCGACTTGGAGTATCGCCTGAAGCGCAAGGACGGGGTGTATCGGTGGTTCTTGAATCGCGGACAGCCACGTCTCGTCGGTGATAACAAGCTCGTGGGGTACATCGGTTCGTGCATCGATATCACAGAGCGCAAGGAAGCGGAGCAGCGCCTGAGCGATTCATTGCATGAGAAGGAAGTGTTGCTGCAGGAAGTGCATCATCGCGTGAAGAACAACATGCAGGTGATCAGCAGCCTCTTCAGCCTGGCGGCCTCGCAGCAATCGAATCCGGTGGTGAGCGCGATGTTGCGGGAGAATCAGAACCGGGTGCAATCGATGGCGCTGGTGCATGAGAAGTTCTATCGGAAGACGGATCTGGCCAAGGTGGATTTCCAAGATTATCTGCACGATCTGGTGACGCATCTGTTCCGGTCATTTGGGGCGGTGGGCCGTGTGCATTATGTTTTGCAGACGGAGCCGGTGCAGCTCACGGTGGACAGCGCGATCCCCTGCGGATTGATCGCAAACGAGCTTTTGAGCAATGCGTTGAAACATGCGTTTCCGCAAGGGCGGCAGGGCACGGTGACGGTGCAGCTCGGGACGAACGGCGATGGCGTCGCCCAGATGTGCATCAGTGATGACGGACTGGGACTGCCTTCGGAATTTGACACCAAGCGCGGCAATACATTGGGGCTGCAACTGGTGCGGACTTTGACCGATCAACTTGGCGGGCAGATCGAGGTGCTGCGCCAGCCTAACACATCTTTTAGAATCAATTTCCCGTCTCCGGCGGCAAACAACCGGAGCAGTATCGTATGA
- a CDS encoding response regulator, whose translation MKESPSIMVVEDEGIVARDLSQRLTHLGYRVPAISMTGEDALKQAEAIHPDLVLMDINLRGGIDGVETATRLRQKHNVPVIYLTAYSDSSTLDRAKQTEPYGYLLKPFVEPELHAAIEVALFKHQRELQSETNGPRADKTMDAAPDGVLLLDMEGKITEANSAAENILGATSKDLKGKIFLEKVVSFEWHTWFGHEMEEFAAGRKSQGDTWMEIHALRHDATTFPAEVTMSLVEAKGQRWMVIFMRDISRRRRFEQEVDKLIRSLQSSLANMKTLRGMITICTTCKKIRDDRGDWSTIERYLMSRTPATFSHSYCPDCLAQVRRSLGL comes from the coding sequence ATGAAAGAGTCTCCTTCCATCATGGTCGTTGAAGACGAAGGCATCGTCGCGCGCGATCTCAGCCAGCGGCTGACCCATCTGGGTTACCGCGTCCCCGCCATCTCGATGACGGGCGAAGACGCGCTCAAGCAGGCCGAGGCCATCCATCCCGACCTCGTGCTCATGGATATCAATTTGCGCGGTGGCATCGATGGCGTTGAGACCGCCACCCGCTTGCGCCAGAAGCACAACGTGCCGGTGATCTATCTCACGGCGTATTCGGATTCATCGACTCTGGATCGCGCGAAGCAGACGGAGCCATACGGTTATCTGCTGAAACCATTTGTGGAACCGGAGCTGCATGCGGCCATCGAGGTGGCGCTCTTCAAACACCAGCGCGAACTGCAGAGCGAAACCAATGGGCCTCGTGCCGACAAGACCATGGATGCTGCGCCGGATGGCGTTCTCCTGCTCGACATGGAAGGCAAGATCACCGAGGCAAACTCAGCAGCGGAAAATATCCTTGGTGCAACGTCAAAAGATCTGAAAGGGAAGATTTTTTTGGAAAAGGTCGTATCCTTCGAATGGCATACCTGGTTTGGTCATGAAATGGAAGAATTCGCCGCAGGCAGGAAATCGCAAGGCGATACGTGGATGGAGATCCATGCGTTGCGGCATGATGCCACGACGTTCCCCGCTGAAGTCACCATGAGTCTCGTGGAGGCCAAGGGGCAAAGGTGGATGGTGATCTTCATGCGTGATATCTCTCGCCGACGCCGTTTCGAGCAGGAGGTGGACAAGCTCATCCGCAGCCTCCAAAGCTCGCTGGCGAACATGAAGACCTTGCGCGGCATGATCACGATCTGCACCACGTGCAAAAAGATCCGCGATGACCGCGGTGATTGGAGCACGATCGAGCGTTACCTGATGTCCCGCACACCCGCGACGTTCTCGCACAGTTACTGCCCGGATTGCCTGGCACAGGTGCGGAGAAGTCTGGGGTTATAA
- a CDS encoding threonine/serine dehydratase encodes MKTPIAQNVSLSDVIAAQARIGGAIVRTPCERSMGLSELTGSEVWCKREYRQRTGSFKERGARSALSLLPRHKARRGVIAASAGNHALGLAWHGKQLGIPVTVVVPRNASQLKVAKCRQLGAHVVLHGATFDETRAYALELSEEWGLAYLPPFDDVNVIAGQGTLALELLEQVPEFDAVLVPVGGGGLLAGVVTVLRSLRPGVQVIGVEPENAACFTSALQHGGPVKVKTSPTLADGLAVAEAGRVTYANAAPWVDDVVTVSEAELGEAIAVLSREEGAVVEGAGAAGLAALLSGKVPSLSGKRVVLPLTGGNIDAQVHARVVTQYQNEKAAA; translated from the coding sequence ATGAAAACTCCCATAGCCCAAAACGTATCGCTCTCTGATGTCATAGCCGCCCAAGCTCGCATCGGTGGGGCGATTGTGCGGACGCCGTGCGAACGGTCCATGGGCTTGAGCGAGCTGACGGGCAGCGAGGTGTGGTGCAAAAGGGAATACCGGCAACGCACGGGGAGCTTCAAGGAACGTGGGGCGCGGAGTGCGCTAAGCCTGTTGCCGCGTCATAAGGCGAGGCGGGGAGTGATCGCGGCGTCTGCAGGGAATCATGCGCTTGGTCTCGCATGGCATGGGAAGCAGCTCGGCATACCCGTGACGGTGGTGGTGCCGCGCAATGCCTCGCAATTGAAGGTAGCGAAGTGTCGGCAGCTCGGCGCGCATGTGGTGCTGCATGGCGCGACGTTTGATGAGACGCGGGCGTATGCGCTGGAGCTTTCGGAGGAGTGGGGACTCGCATATCTGCCGCCGTTCGATGATGTGAACGTGATCGCCGGGCAGGGAACGCTGGCGCTGGAGTTGCTGGAGCAAGTGCCGGAGTTTGATGCGGTGCTCGTGCCAGTAGGTGGTGGCGGATTGCTGGCGGGGGTGGTGACGGTGTTGCGATCTTTGCGACCCGGCGTGCAAGTGATCGGTGTGGAACCGGAGAACGCGGCGTGTTTCACCAGTGCATTGCAACATGGCGGGCCAGTGAAGGTGAAGACGAGTCCGACGCTGGCGGATGGGCTGGCAGTGGCCGAGGCGGGTCGGGTGACGTATGCGAATGCGGCACCGTGGGTGGATGATGTGGTGACAGTGAGTGAAGCGGAGCTGGGCGAGGCGATAGCTGTTCTCTCGCGTGAAGAAGGCGCGGTGGTGGAAGGAGCAGGAGCGGCGGGACTGGCGGCGTTGCTCAGTGGTAAGGTGCCGTCACTGAGTGGGAAGCGGGTGGTGTTGCCACTGACTGGGGGAAATATCGATGCTCAGGTGCATGCAAGGGTGGTGACACAATATCAGAACGAGAAAGCGGCGGCTTGA
- a CDS encoding type II toxin-antitoxin system Phd/YefM family antitoxin: MKTWQIQHARNNLCRIVKAAQQGHAQELTRHGEAVAVVISMKDYRNLAGKKKGTMAGLIKRSKGLNVELDIKRSKKAAREIEL; this comes from the coding sequence ATGAAAACGTGGCAGATTCAGCATGCGAGGAACAATCTGTGTCGCATCGTGAAAGCAGCCCAACAGGGGCATGCGCAGGAATTGACGCGGCATGGGGAGGCGGTGGCGGTGGTGATCTCGATGAAGGATTATCGGAATCTGGCAGGCAAGAAAAAGGGCACGATGGCTGGGCTCATCAAGCGGTCGAAGGGATTGAATGTGGAGCTGGATATCAAGCGGTCCAAAAAGGCGGCGCGTGAGATCGAGTTATGA
- a CDS encoding type II toxin-antitoxin system VapC family toxin, with product MNGFLLDTQVISELIRPQPEATVVAWLEAQESDRLFLSVFSIGEIEKGIARVTDARRRAKLRKWLDEDVSATFAGQVLPVDEAVSITWGKALAQVNRPLPAIDSLIAATALHHGLTMVTRNEADMELPKLVVFNPWEMN from the coding sequence ATGAACGGGTTCTTGCTGGATACGCAGGTGATCAGCGAATTGATCCGGCCGCAGCCAGAGGCAACCGTTGTTGCCTGGTTGGAGGCGCAGGAATCGGACCGACTGTTTTTATCGGTTTTCAGCATTGGTGAGATTGAGAAGGGGATCGCGCGGGTGACGGATGCGCGGCGGCGGGCGAAGTTGCGGAAGTGGCTGGATGAGGATGTCAGCGCCACGTTTGCGGGGCAGGTATTGCCGGTGGATGAGGCAGTGTCGATCACTTGGGGCAAGGCATTGGCGCAGGTAAACCGGCCATTGCCAGCGATCGATTCGCTGATTGCCGCGACGGCGCTGCATCATGGGCTGACGATGGTGACGCGGAATGAGGCGGATATGGAGTTGCCGAAGCTGGTGGTGTTCAATCCCTGGGAGATGAATTAA
- a CDS encoding transglutaminase family protein: protein MNEFLHSTHAIDWQHPAVLAQAHALAQDCHGDDEAITRNCFLWVRDEVRHSRDFRIPVVTFTASEVLQHRTGYCYAKSHLLAALLRANGIPAALCYQRLQVSDTDLRFTLHGLNAVHLRQHGWYRLDARGNKPGVNAAFNPPAEQLAFPPTLSGERDLPGHYADPLPEIVELLTRCQTADEVYDCLPDIQK from the coding sequence ATGAACGAATTCCTTCACTCCACCCACGCCATCGATTGGCAACACCCCGCCGTCCTCGCCCAAGCCCACGCACTCGCTCAAGACTGCCATGGCGATGACGAAGCCATCACGAGGAATTGCTTCCTCTGGGTCCGTGATGAAGTCCGTCACAGCCGTGACTTTCGCATCCCCGTCGTGACCTTCACCGCCTCCGAAGTCCTGCAACACCGTACCGGCTATTGCTACGCTAAATCACACTTGCTCGCCGCCTTGCTTCGCGCAAACGGCATTCCCGCCGCCCTGTGCTATCAGCGCCTACAAGTTTCCGACACCGATCTTCGCTTCACTCTCCACGGACTGAACGCCGTGCACCTGCGCCAGCACGGCTGGTATCGCCTCGACGCCCGCGGCAACAAACCCGGTGTGAACGCAGCATTTAATCCACCGGCAGAACAACTCGCCTTCCCTCCCACACTCTCCGGCGAACGCGATCTGCCGGGCCACTACGCCGATCCTCTTCCTGAAATCGTAGAATTGCTCACCCGCTGCCAGACGGCAGATGAAGTGTACGATTGCCTGCCGGATATTCAGAAATGA
- a CDS encoding cytochrome c3 family protein produces MSDIFPKWTNKLPLLIVVGASLVGTAVTAGVWYYFTPKYTRVGYQPKQPVAFSHKIHADQLGLDCRYCHNGVEKSWYSNVPAASTCMNCHNQVLKDDPKLQVVRDSYNENKPIPWVQIHKVPDYVYFNHSVHVNRGVSCVECHGQVNQMEEVYHSKSLSMSFCLDCHRNPEKAIRPLDKITDLNFKWSEDPKVNAEKQKAFGLEMVHKMNVQSSQSCSTCHR; encoded by the coding sequence ATGTCAGACATTTTTCCTAAATGGACCAATAAGTTGCCGCTACTCATCGTAGTGGGTGCTTCCTTGGTCGGCACGGCGGTCACCGCCGGTGTGTGGTATTACTTCACACCGAAATACACGCGCGTCGGTTATCAGCCGAAGCAGCCGGTGGCCTTTTCACATAAGATTCACGCCGACCAGTTGGGTCTGGACTGCCGCTACTGCCATAATGGCGTGGAGAAGTCCTGGTATTCCAATGTGCCTGCCGCAAGCACGTGCATGAACTGCCACAACCAAGTGCTGAAGGATGATCCGAAGCTGCAAGTGGTGCGTGACAGCTATAACGAGAACAAGCCTATCCCGTGGGTGCAGATCCATAAGGTGCCGGATTACGTTTATTTCAACCACTCGGTGCACGTAAATCGTGGTGTGAGTTGCGTAGAGTGCCATGGTCAAGTGAACCAGATGGAGGAGGTTTATCACTCCAAGTCGTTGAGCATGTCCTTCTGCTTGGACTGCCATCGCAATCCGGAAAAGGCGATCCGTCCGTTGGATAAGATCACTGATTTGAACTTCAAGTGGAGCGAAGACCCGAAGGTGAATGCTGAGAAGCAGAAGGCGTTCGGTCTCGAAATGGTCCACAAGATGAACGTGCAGTCGTCTCAAAGCT